The nucleotide window AGGCCGGCGACAGCACGGTGCGGACCGTCGGGCGCGGCATTCCCGCGCGTTCCAGCGCCAGCTCGATCTCGAGCGCGATCATGTTCATCGCCGGACAGCCGGAATAAGTGGGCGTAATCGCGACCTCGACGCGGCCGTCGTGGACCTCGACCTCGCGCAGCACGCCGAGATCGGCAATGGTCAGCACCGGTATTTCGGGATCGACCACCCGTGACGCGGCGTCCCAGGCGCGCTGGCGCAGGTCGGCATCGCTGAGGATGGCGGCTACCATGTCGCCCCCGGAAGGGTTCGCTGCATCGATTGCAGTTCGCTGAGGAGATGGCCGAGATGTTCGCTGTGCCGGCCGCTGCGGCCACCCTGCTGCATCCAGTTATTATCGGGCAAAACAAGCGTCGCTTCGCGGACGACATCCGATACCGTCTTCAGCCATTGCGGACGCAAGGTGGCAGGGTTGATCGCAATGCCGGCATCGATCAGGCCGCGCTCGCTGTCGTCGACCTCAAACATCTCGCCGGTGAACGCCCAGAGCTCGTCGATCGCCGCTTGCGTGCGGCGGTGGCTTTCCTCGGTGCCATCGCCGAGACGGACGATCCATTCCGAGGAATGCCGGACGTGATAGGCGCTTTCCTTTTCCGACTTCGCCGCGATCGCCGCCAGCGTCGCGTCGGTGGAACGCATCATCGCGCGCCAATAGAGATCGGCGAACGTCGCGTAGAAGAACTGCCGCACCATGGTGCGCGCGAAATCGCCGTTCGGCTGTTCCAGCAGCAGGAGATTGCGGTACTGCCTGACATCGCGGAGATAAGCGAACTTGTCCTCGTCGTTGCCCTTGCCCTCGACCTTCGCGGCGTAGGTATAGAGCTCGCGCGCCTGGCCGAGCAGATCGAGTCCCATATTGGCGAGCGCCATGTCCTCTTCCAGCATCGGCGCATGGCCGCACCATTCCGAGAGCCGATGGCCCAGGATCAACGCATCATCGGCGCGGCGCAGGGTGTAGAGCACCAGCGGCGTTTCGGAGACCTGGATGTTGGCGACGGTCATTTTCAATCACCTAGTTGCTCAGTCGTCATTGCGAGGATCGATCGACGGAGCAATCCACACTTACGTTGCAGGCTCGATGGATTGCTTCGCTGCGCTCGCGATGACGGAAAGACCTACATATGCCCGACTTCTTCGGGCACGTCGTAAAACGTCGGGTGCCGGTAGATCTTGGATTCCGCCGGCTCGAACATCATGCCTTTCTCGGACGGATCGGACGCGGTGATGGCGCTCGACGGCACCACCCAGATCGAGAGGCCCTCGCCGCGACGGGTGTAGATGTCGCGCGCGGCCTGCAGCGCCAGCGTCGCGTCGGTCGCATGCAGCGAACCGACATGCTTGTGTGCGAGGCCATTGCGGCTGCGAATAAAAACTTCCCAGAGCGGAGTGTTCGGCGTTGCCATTGCGTGTGTCTCCCTACTCGGCCGCCTGCAGCGCAGACCGCTGCCGGCGCTTCCCGGCATAGGCCATCGCCGCTTCGCGTACCCAGGCGCCATCCTCATGCGCCTTGCGCCGCGCCGCCAGACGGTCGCGGTTGCAGGGCCCGTTGCCTGAAAGCACCTGCTTGAACTCTTCCCAGTCGATCGCGCTGTATTCCCAATTGCCGTTGGCGTTCTGCTTCATCCCGGGATCGGGAATCGTCAGCCCGAGGAACTGCGCCTGCGGCACGGTGGCATCGACGAATTTCTGCCGCAGCTCGTCATTGGAGAAGCGCTTGATCTTCCACTTGGTCGAGGTGTCGCTGTGCTGGCTGACCTGATCGGGCGGGCCGAACATCATCAGCACCGGCCACCACCAGCGGTTCAACGCGTCCTGCGCCATCGCCTTCTGTTCGTCGGTGCCGCGGCACAGCGTCAGCATGATTTCAAAACCCTGGCGCTGGTGGAAAGACTCCTCCTTGCAGACGCGGATCATCGCGCGCGCGTAAGGACCATAGGAGCAGCGGCACAGCGGGATCTGGTTCATGATCGCTGCACCATCGACCAGCCAGCCGATGGTGCCGATATCGGCCCAGGTCAGTGTCGGATAATTGAAGATCGAGGAGTATTTTGCTTTCCCCGCCAGCATCGCGTCGACCAACTCTTCGCGCGAAGAGCCGAGCGTCTCGGCGGCGGCGTAGAGATAAAGCCCGTGGCCGCATTCGTCCTGCACTTTGGCCAGCAGCGCCGCCTTGCGGCGCAGCGACGGCGCGCGAGTGATCCAGTTGCCCTCGGGCAGCATGCCGACGATTTCGGAATGCGCGTGCTGGGAAATCTGCCGCGTCAGCGTCTTGCGGTAGGCGGCCGGCATCCAATCGTTGGGCTCGATGCGATCATCGGCGTCGATGCGCGCCTGAAACTGCGCAGCCCGCGCGGCGTCCTCGATGTGGCGGTCGTCGCCATCGGACGTATTGAGCGCCTGCGTGTACATGGCGGACCTCCCGGAATTTGTTGGGAGGAAATATATAACACAAATTATGATATGCAATATATTTCTGTAACATATTTACGGCCCGTCAAACCGCTTCGAAAGTTCCCCGCCGGGCTTTGGCAGGGGTCCGTTTTCGTTGGTCGCATGGCGGTCAAGCCATTGTTCGGACGCGGGAAGTACTGCCCGGTAGATCTCGCCGCACAACGCTCGAGCCGCCCTGCCCGGCCAGTCCGCCGGCAATAACGCGGTCGGCAGCAACGGGTCGCGCAGCACGACGCGGCGGTAATGGTGGATCAGGAGGATCCGCGCGGTGAAGGCGTCGGTCTCGGTCAGCCGCTCGCCGCGGCCGAGCCAGCCGTGCAGCGGCTCGAAGGTCTTCATGAACTTCTGATAGGCGTCGGCGGTGCGATCGAGCGGCCAGCTTTCGCTGAGCAGACGCCGCCCGCTATCGTCTTCCGCCGACACTTCGAGACGAATGGCGCCGGAGGCTTCCGCCGGCACCGGCACGCCCGACGGCGCGACCCAGACACCCGGCAGCGGACTGCCGAAGCCAGCATTCTTCAACGCCTCGCGCGCGGTGTCGCGATCTCCACCATTGCCGATCAGCAGCAGCTCAAATCGCCCGGTCCAGTCCGAGGCCGGCGGGCCATAGATGTGTTTCGTCGCGATATCAAACGTTTGCCGCCCGCTCTGCACGAGGCGATAGAAGCTGTTGCGACCGATTCTATTGCGCTCGAACCAGCCGTCGGCCGTCAGCCGCGACATCGCGGTGCGCACCACGCCGGCGTCGATGTCGAGCTCCTCGAAAAATTCTAGCAGCGTGCCGAGCCAGACCGAGCCGCCGCGCGGCACGATGGCATCACCGAATACGGTGATGACGATCGAGCCAGTGCGCGACGGTTCGCGTTTCAACTGCTGGATAATGCGGGCAAGCGGCGGCGGCATGCGTCAACGCATAGCGCGTTTTGCGGGAGAACGACAATGTCGGTGGTTTTTCCCTCTCCCCGTTCTTCACGAGGAGAGGGTTAGGGTGAGGGGCTGATTCCGCAAATTCGCTGGCGCTGAGTGCGCGGAGAGCTGTCGGAGTTCGCGGCGCCGCTTCAGCGATGCGGATCCGGATACACCAGGCTGCGCCAGCCGCTTCGATCGAACGGTGCCCATTCGCCTTCCGGCTGCGCCAGGCGATCGGCCACTGCGTACACGACCGCCGGGTGGTGGCCCATGCCGCAATGGCTGCTCTCGACCTCGATGCTTTCGGAGGTTGCCGATGCCTTCTCCACGCAGCCCTGCCAGGCGCAGATGCCGTCGGTGCGGCTGAAGATTGCCGTGGTCGGCGCCGGCGGCGTACCTAAGAGCGACCCGCCGAAACGCGGATCCTCTTCGTCGGCGCGGCGGCCGCTCGCCATTTCGTAGACGCGCCAGGCGTTGGTCGCCTTCGGTCCCGACGCAAACGGGCTGCCGAGCGTGATCACCGAGCGCACGCGCTCCGGCATCATCTTGGCTAGCTGGCGCGCGTAGAGACCGCCGAGGCTCCAGCCGACCAGCGAGACCTTGCGGCTGTGCGTGTCGTTCAACTCCTGCACCAGATCGACCATGGCGTTCTGCACGCCGTGGCGCAGGCCGAGGTTGCGCCCCTGACGCCAGCCGCTGACGGCATAGCCGCGTGTACGCAGGAAGCTGCGCAGCGGCCGCGTCGAGGTGTCGGATGCAACAAGGCCGGGCAACACCAATACGGGATGCCCGTCGCCGCGTGGCGCCAGACTCAGCAATGGCAGTGCCCCAAGAAACGCGCCGAGTTCGTGAATGGCACGCCCCTCCAGAAGCATCAGGGTTCTGGAGGGTGGGGCAAGCGTCTGCGCAGCAACGGACATCAGATCTCCTCTCGGGCTCGGCCCCTTACGTCGCGGCAGCCGGCCACCGGTTCAGTTAGACGCCAACGCGGTAGAATCGTTCGGCACTGCAATATAGTTCCATAAAAAGCTAGGGAACCGGCTTTGCCCTTGCAAGCGGTACAGGTCACACCTTGGATAACTAAAAGCGTTGACGTGATGAATTGGTCACAGCAGACGCAGCAGGTATTCGAGGGTGTACAGCGCCAGCCCTGCAAGCCCGCCGATCAGCGAACCGTTGAAACGGATGTATTGCAGGTCGCGGCCGATGTTGATTTCGATCAGCGAGATCAGTTGCCCCATGTCCCACGACTTGACCTGGTCGGAGATGAAGGTCGAGACGCCGCTCTTCTGTTCGGCGATGACCGTTCGCAGCACGGCCACGAGGCCCTGGTTGATCTCGGTGCGCAGTTCGGCGTCGCCGGCCAGCGCCTCGCCCGCTTTCACGAACATGCGCACCAGATATTGCTCCAACACCTGCGTCTCGCCCGAGGCGCTGCGCTCGAAGAAAGAGCGCGTGTTCTCCCATATGTGACGCGCGAGCCCCGCCACTTCAGGACGCGCCAGCAAATCGCGCTTCAGTCCTTGGATGCGTTCGGCGTAGCTCGGATCGGTACCGAGGCGGTCGACGAAGGAGAGCACCATGCGATCGAACTCGCCGCGGAACGGATGCGCGGGATCGTTGCGGACTTCCTCGAAGAAGGCGGTGGCGGAAGCCACGATCTTGTTCACCAGGAACTTGTCGGCGCGATAGAGTTTTAAAAGCGTCGGCAATTCGGCGCGGATCTTTTCGCGGATCATCGCCATGGTTTCGGCCTGCGTCATCGTCTGATGCACCGCGCGCAGGATGTCATCGAGCAGGCCCGAATGCCGTCCCTCCTTGACGAAAGCGCGCAGCGTTCCGGCGGCAAGCGGCGCCAGATCGATCGCCATCAGTTGCGCCGTGATACGGCGGCTGACGAACGTCATCAGGCCGGAGGTCTCCGTCGCTGCCACCGCTTCCGGCAACAGCCGCAGCGCAAAGCGCGCGAGATCCTCGCTGCGCTTCTTGTCGCGCAGCCAGTCGGCGATGAATGCGCCGAAATCGATCTGCCGCAGCTTGGCCTCGACGGGGGCCGCTTCCAGGAAATGCTTCTCGATGAATTCGCCGAGCTTGTCGGCGATGCGGTGCTGGTTGCTCTGGATGATTGCCGTGTGCGGGATCGGCAGTCCCAAGGGCCGCTTGAACAGCGCCACCACGGCATACCAGTCGGCGAGGCCGCCAATGGTGGCAGCCTCTGCAAAGGCCGCGATGAAGCCGAACGCCGGATGCAGCGGCAGCAGTGCCCTTGCTGCGAGAAAGGTCGCGAATGTCGCCGCCAGCACCGACGTTGCCAGCAACTTCACGCGCCGCAACTCGGCGGCGCGGATGGCATCGCCCGGGCTGTCGATGATGAAGGTGGCGGGAAGGGTCATGACGGCTTTCGAGTGGTGAGTGCGAACTTTAGCGCTTCACGCCTGACGTGTCCCGGACGCGGTGCGGCGCGCCCTTCGCGCTGCTCCGCAGAGCCGGGACCCACGCGATCCGTGGATAGGCCCCGGCTCTGCAGCGCATCACGCCGCACGGGCGGCGCGCTGCGCAGCGTCCGGGGCACGCAAGCGCCTGACAAGACAAAAAGAAGGCCCGCTTTAAGCGGGCCTTCGAAACAGGAGTTGTCAGCGTATCGCGATCAGGCCGTCTTCTCAGGCGGTCTTAGAGTAGACCTTGGCAAAGTTGTCCTGTGCGGTCTTGGCGCTGTCGGCGACGAGCTTGCCGAGATAGTCGGTGGTGGCCTTCGCCCGCGAGACGAACACTTCGCCGCGCGCACGGACCAGGTCCGACTGGATCTGGGCGGCTTCGCTCAGCGACTTGGCCGAAGCGAGCTTGTCGATGCCGGCGAAGAACGCTTCCGCGTCCTGGTAAAGCGCCTGCTGGATGTTGCGGCTGATCTTGGCGGCCTCGGTGACCGAACCGGCAACGGCGGTCTCGATCGCAGCGGTCGCCTTCTCCGAACCGGCATAAAGGTCGGCGGCGCGCTCCTTGGCGGTCTCGGTCTGCTTCTTCACGAACTCACGGGCGGCCTCCGGAACTTCCAGGTTCTGGAGCTTGGTGAACGCCTCGGTGACGGGCGCGAAGGCATCCTTGACGGTGTTCAGCACGGAATTGGTTTCGGTGGTCATTGCAGTCTCTCCATCCTCACGGTTTGAGCTATGGGCTCACCCCGTCCGGATTGGCCCGGGGCACAAGCGTTGTGCCATAGTTAATGGTGCGGCGCAACATCAATGTTGCACCGCGATATCACGAATTCGTGATAGGCTTAATGGATGAGCGGTTCGCCCAGAGAACCGGCAAAGTTCCAGTTTAGGAGCCGGCCCATCTACTTTGCATGGGGTTGTTTTCGCGATTTTGTGTCTGGCTAGTGCTGGACCGCCCCGGGCAGGCCATAGGCCTCAAGCTGTGCCCGAACCTGCGCCACATTGTGCCCGAGTACGACGATGTCGTGCTTCTTTCCGTCGACGTCCCGGACATGGTCGCGCAGCAGCGCCTCGGCCCTGAAACCAATGCTCTCGAACAACGCGATCGCCGCCTGCTGGTCCACGGTCATCTGCACCGACAGCTTTTCCAGCCCGGCGCCCAAGGCCAAGGCGAAGGTCTCCTGCGACAACGCCCGGCCGACCCCCTGCCCGCGGACATCAAGCGACACCACCATGCGGATCTCGCCGACATGGGGCGACCAGGAATGCGGGTCGCGCACCAGCGTGCCGCAGCCGACCACCGAACCGCCCCTCACTGCCAGCAGGCTGACGATCTGGCCGCGCTCGATCTCGTTGACCCAGGCCGAGAGCACTTTGGGCTGGCTGATGTTGCGCGGCAGGAACAGCAGATCATGGGTCGGGAGGTTTTGCGCAAATGCCAGCACCGCGGCTTCGTCCGCCCGCCCCATCATGCGGAATTCGATGTCGCCGGCATCGGTCTTGACGTGGCGCGGATAGGAACGTGTCTCGCTCATGTTGATCTCTTACCTAGCCAGGAATCCAGTTTCGGCCACAGCCGCTTGATCGCGTTGGCACCGGCGACGAGGCTGACGTGACCGCCCTTCAGCATCACCTCTTCCTTGTCTGATGAGCCGACCTTGGCGATCAGGTGCTTGGCCGCGTCATAGGGCACGATGTGATCGTGCTCGGCGACCGCATGCAGGATCGGCACCGTGATCCTGGAAATATCCGCCGCGCGGCCGCCGACCGACATGGTGTCGTTGTAAAGCTTGTTGTCCCACATCAGGTTCTTGGTGATGTCGCGGAAGTACTCGCCAGCCAGCGGCAGCGTATCGGTCGCCCAGCGGTCGAACATCCGGTACGACTTCACGAACTCGTCGTTCCAGATGTTTTCCCATAATTGCACCTGGCTGACGGTGCGCGAGGCCGGCCGCAGCATTTCGAACGAGGACAGGATCATTTCGGGCGGCACATTGCCGACACTATCGACGAGGCGATCGACGTCGAAATAGCGGCGATCGGAAAAGTTCTGGAACAGCTTCATCTCGCGAAAATCGATCGGCGTGGTGAAGCAGATCAAATTCTTCATCGGCCCGTCGTTGAAGATCGAGCCGTACAGGAGCGATAGCACGCCGCCGAAGCAGTAGCCGATCACGGTAACGTCCTGCTCGCCGGAATCCTGCTGTACGCGGCGAACGCAATCGGGGATGAAGTCGAGGACGTAGTCCTCCATCCGCAACGATTTTTCTTCCGGCTTGGGCGCGGTCCAGTCCAGCATGTAGACGTCGTAGCCGCGCTTCAACAGAAACTCGATGAAGCTCTGACCCGGCACCATGTCGAGGATGTAGCCGCGGTTGGTGGTGGCCATCACGATCAGGATCGGCACGCGGTAGATTTCATCCGCGATCGGCCGGTAGTGATAGAGGTTCATGGTGCCGCGGACGGCCAGAATGTCCTTTGGCGTCGAGCCGAGCGACGGGCCGGAGGTAGAAAAATATTCGACGCCCTTGATGCTGCGCTGGATCGCGCGCTGCACCTCGGACTGGACCCGCTCCGAAATGGAAGCGAAATCAAGACCCGCGGGCGCGTTCATTTCTCCTCTCCCTCCGACGGCGGACGCTTCGTGCGTGGCGGCCGCGGCGTGCCGTAGCCGCTCTCCAGCGACAGCGAATTATGATGCACCTGATGCAACAGCGCCTTGATCTCGTTGAGCTGGCCCTCGATCGCCTGCAGCCGCTCGGCCATGCCGACGAGCTGCGCCCGGCTCGGCAGGTTCATTGCCAGCAGGTACTTCTCCATCAGTTCGCCGAGCTGCTTCTGCGCGCCTGCGCTGACGCCGCCTACTTGATTCATCATTTTTGAGAATTCGGGCGATGCCATCGCCTGGTTGGCGAAGGAGTTGAACCCCTTTTCCATCTCCCCAAGCATGGTCTGCCAGATCACGGCAGGATCGTTGCCTTTGTCGGCCATCAGCGCGCCCTCTCCCGAAAGACTACGAGCGCTTGCCACGCTTCGCTTGTGTTTGGCCCATACCACACGGCGGGCCGGTCAACCATTGCGACGTCTTCTGCGGTGCGGGAAACCGTGCCATAGTTACTGATGCCAGATATCACTTGAGGGAAGACATACACGATGCTTGCCCATCAGCCGCCCCAGATCGCCCGCGCCAACGGCATCGACATTTGCTACGAGATTTTTGGCGATCCGGCCGCGGAACCGATGCTCTTGATCATGGGGCTCGGCGCCCAGATGATCCATTGGGACGACGATTTCTGCCGCCAGCTCGCCGCGCGCGGTTTTCGCGTCATCCGTTTCGACAACCGCGACATCGGCAAGTCCTCGCACCTTTCCGGCGGCAAGCGGCTGACACCGTTCGAACTGTTAAAGCTGCGGTTCCTGAAGATCCCGGTGGCTGCACCCTACAAACTGATCGACATGGCCAAGGATACCGTCGGCCTGATGGATGTGCTCGGCATCAAATCGGCACATCTGGTCGGTGCCTCGATGGGCGGCATGATCGCCCAGGAAGTCGCGCTGTCGTTTCCGCAGCGGGTGCGTTCACTGACCTCGATCATGTCGACCACTGGTAACCCCAAGCTACCGCCACCGACGCGGGAGGCGAGCGCCGTGCTAATGGCGCCGCCGCCGACCACGAAGGAAGAATATTTCGACCGGTTCGCCAAGACCTGGAAAGTGCTGCGCGTCGGCTCGTTCCCGGAAGACGAGGCGCTCGACCCTGCCCGCGCCGCCCGCACCTATGAACGCGGCCTCAATCCGAACGGCGTCGGCCGGCAGTTGCGGGCGGTGCTCGCCTCCGGCAGCCGCAAGGAACGGCTGCATCACCTGAAGATTCCGACGCTGGTCATCCACGGCACCGTCGATCCGCTGGTGCGCCCCGAAGGCGGCAAGGACACCGCAGCGTCAATCCCCGGCGCAAAGCTGCTGATGATCGAAGGCATGGGCCACGCGCTGCCGATCCCGATGTGGCCCCAGATCATCGGCGCGATCGCCGGGCACGCGCAGGGTGCCGCGGCAAAGGCGGCGTGATCTATCTCGTCGTTCCTGCGAAATCAGGAACCCTTAACCACCGGCGTGCGTAGTGTTGAGCGCTGTGACTCCAGCCCAGTCGCGGCATCAGCATTTGTAGTTATGGGTCCCTGCGTTCGCATGCGTTCGCAGGGACGACAGTGGAGATAGAGTCGAGCCAGTCAACTCTTCGTTGCGATCCAGATCACGTGACGCACGCCGCGGCCTTTGCCGGTGGCGCGGATGTTGACTTCATTGACGTCGAAGCCCGCGCCGCGAAGGCGTTTTGCGAACGCGGGATTCGGCCCCGAAGACCATACGGCAAGGGCGCCGCCCGGTCGCAGCGCGGCGTGCGTCGCATGCAGGCCAGCAGCGTTGTAGAGCGCATCATTGCCCTCACGAGTAAGCCCTTCCGG belongs to Bradyrhizobium icense and includes:
- the paaD gene encoding 1,2-phenylacetyl-CoA epoxidase subunit PaaD; translated protein: MVAAILSDADLRQRAWDAASRVVDPEIPVLTIADLGVLREVEVHDGRVEVAITPTYSGCPAMNMIALEIELALERAGMPRPTVRTVLSPAWTTDWMSEDGRNKLREYGIAPPQASGSRRALFGEQQVACPQCGSQNTELLSEFGSTSCKALWRCKACREPFDYFKCH
- the paaC gene encoding 1,2-phenylacetyl-CoA epoxidase subunit PaaC; the protein is MTVANIQVSETPLVLYTLRRADDALILGHRLSEWCGHAPMLEEDMALANMGLDLLGQARELYTYAAKVEGKGNDEDKFAYLRDVRQYRNLLLLEQPNGDFARTMVRQFFYATFADLYWRAMMRSTDATLAAIAAKSEKESAYHVRHSSEWIVRLGDGTEESHRRTQAAIDELWAFTGEMFEVDDSERGLIDAGIAINPATLRPQWLKTVSDVVREATLVLPDNNWMQQGGRSGRHSEHLGHLLSELQSMQRTLPGATW
- the paaB gene encoding 1,2-phenylacetyl-CoA epoxidase subunit PaaB, which gives rise to MATPNTPLWEVFIRSRNGLAHKHVGSLHATDATLALQAARDIYTRRGEGLSIWVVPSSAITASDPSEKGMMFEPAESKIYRHPTFYDVPEEVGHM
- the paaA gene encoding 1,2-phenylacetyl-CoA epoxidase subunit PaaA → MYTQALNTSDGDDRHIEDAARAAQFQARIDADDRIEPNDWMPAAYRKTLTRQISQHAHSEIVGMLPEGNWITRAPSLRRKAALLAKVQDECGHGLYLYAAAETLGSSREELVDAMLAGKAKYSSIFNYPTLTWADIGTIGWLVDGAAIMNQIPLCRCSYGPYARAMIRVCKEESFHQRQGFEIMLTLCRGTDEQKAMAQDALNRWWWPVLMMFGPPDQVSQHSDTSTKWKIKRFSNDELRQKFVDATVPQAQFLGLTIPDPGMKQNANGNWEYSAIDWEEFKQVLSGNGPCNRDRLAARRKAHEDGAWVREAAMAYAGKRRQRSALQAAE
- the paaX gene encoding phenylacetic acid degradation operon negative regulatory protein PaaX, giving the protein MPPPLARIIQQLKREPSRTGSIVITVFGDAIVPRGGSVWLGTLLEFFEELDIDAGVVRTAMSRLTADGWFERNRIGRNSFYRLVQSGRQTFDIATKHIYGPPASDWTGRFELLLIGNGGDRDTAREALKNAGFGSPLPGVWVAPSGVPVPAEASGAIRLEVSAEDDSGRRLLSESWPLDRTADAYQKFMKTFEPLHGWLGRGERLTETDAFTARILLIHHYRRVVLRDPLLPTALLPADWPGRAARALCGEIYRAVLPASEQWLDRHATNENGPLPKPGGELSKRFDGP
- a CDS encoding esterase/lipase family protein, translating into MSVAAQTLAPPSRTLMLLEGRAIHELGAFLGALPLLSLAPRGDGHPVLVLPGLVASDTSTRPLRSFLRTRGYAVSGWRQGRNLGLRHGVQNAMVDLVQELNDTHSRKVSLVGWSLGGLYARQLAKMMPERVRSVITLGSPFASGPKATNAWRVYEMASGRRADEEDPRFGGSLLGTPPAPTTAIFSRTDGICAWQGCVEKASATSESIEVESSHCGMGHHPAVVYAVADRLAQPEGEWAPFDRSGWRSLVYPDPHR
- a CDS encoding DUF445 domain-containing protein; this translates as MTLPATFIIDSPGDAIRAAELRRVKLLATSVLAATFATFLAARALLPLHPAFGFIAAFAEAATIGGLADWYAVVALFKRPLGLPIPHTAIIQSNQHRIADKLGEFIEKHFLEAAPVEAKLRQIDFGAFIADWLRDKKRSEDLARFALRLLPEAVAATETSGLMTFVSRRITAQLMAIDLAPLAAGTLRAFVKEGRHSGLLDDILRAVHQTMTQAETMAMIREKIRAELPTLLKLYRADKFLVNKIVASATAFFEEVRNDPAHPFRGEFDRMVLSFVDRLGTDPSYAERIQGLKRDLLARPEVAGLARHIWENTRSFFERSASGETQVLEQYLVRMFVKAGEALAGDAELRTEINQGLVAVLRTVIAEQKSGVSTFISDQVKSWDMGQLISLIEINIGRDLQYIRFNGSLIGGLAGLALYTLEYLLRLL
- a CDS encoding phasin is translated as MTTETNSVLNTVKDAFAPVTEAFTKLQNLEVPEAAREFVKKQTETAKERAADLYAGSEKATAAIETAVAGSVTEAAKISRNIQQALYQDAEAFFAGIDKLASAKSLSEAAQIQSDLVRARGEVFVSRAKATTDYLGKLVADSAKTAQDNFAKVYSKTA
- a CDS encoding GNAT family N-acetyltransferase encodes the protein MSETRSYPRHVKTDAGDIEFRMMGRADEAAVLAFAQNLPTHDLLFLPRNISQPKVLSAWVNEIERGQIVSLLAVRGGSVVGCGTLVRDPHSWSPHVGEIRMVVSLDVRGQGVGRALSQETFALALGAGLEKLSVQMTVDQQAAIALFESIGFRAEALLRDHVRDVDGKKHDIVVLGHNVAQVRAQLEAYGLPGAVQH
- a CDS encoding alpha/beta fold hydrolase produces the protein MNAPAGLDFASISERVQSEVQRAIQRSIKGVEYFSTSGPSLGSTPKDILAVRGTMNLYHYRPIADEIYRVPILIVMATTNRGYILDMVPGQSFIEFLLKRGYDVYMLDWTAPKPEEKSLRMEDYVLDFIPDCVRRVQQDSGEQDVTVIGYCFGGVLSLLYGSIFNDGPMKNLICFTTPIDFREMKLFQNFSDRRYFDVDRLVDSVGNVPPEMILSSFEMLRPASRTVSQVQLWENIWNDEFVKSYRMFDRWATDTLPLAGEYFRDITKNLMWDNKLYNDTMSVGGRAADISRITVPILHAVAEHDHIVPYDAAKHLIAKVGSSDKEEVMLKGGHVSLVAGANAIKRLWPKLDSWLGKRST
- a CDS encoding alpha/beta fold hydrolase, encoding MLAHQPPQIARANGIDICYEIFGDPAAEPMLLIMGLGAQMIHWDDDFCRQLAARGFRVIRFDNRDIGKSSHLSGGKRLTPFELLKLRFLKIPVAAPYKLIDMAKDTVGLMDVLGIKSAHLVGASMGGMIAQEVALSFPQRVRSLTSIMSTTGNPKLPPPTREASAVLMAPPPTTKEEYFDRFAKTWKVLRVGSFPEDEALDPARAARTYERGLNPNGVGRQLRAVLASGSRKERLHHLKIPTLVIHGTVDPLVRPEGGKDTAASIPGAKLLMIEGMGHALPIPMWPQIIGAIAGHAQGAAAKAA